Part of the Virgibacillus natechei genome is shown below.
ATATCCTTTCTGTTTCCCTTTAATTTTACGTTTTATTATAGCATATTATAGTTTACCCAACATATAAACTGCTAAACACTTTAGAACACTAAACACTAGAGGCGAAGAAATAGCCTCTAGTGGCATGCCAAAGCAGATTAATCGCTGCCGTTCTCTAACTCTTTCTTTTTAGCCAATAGTTCCTGAAATTCCTGATCCAATTCTTCGGATGGATCAATACTTAGCCTGCTCAACGTTTCGGATATTTTTGTATCTAGTAGGAGTAATTCGTCTTCCACCGGGTCAGCTTCCACCTGTGAAACATGGTTTTTGTATGCATCATAGGTTCCTTCAAATAAATGAATCTCCTGATTTTCAATTGTTAAAACGCGAGTAGCAATATGCTGGATAAAGCGGCGATCGTGAGTAACAAGCAGTATGGTTCCCACGTAATCCAGCAGGAGTTCTTCCAAAGCTTCAACTGCTTCGATATCAAGAAAATTTGTCGGTTCGTCTAATAGTAATGTGTTTATATCGCTGACAAATAGTTTTGCAAAAGCTACCTTTACTCGCTCACCCCCACTTAAAATCCCTACACTCTTATAAACATCATCTCGAAAAAAGTGAAGCCGTGCCAGAACCGTTCGAATTAAGGTTTCGTCTTGATTAGAGGTTGAACGCACATTTTCTAAAATGGATGCATTCAGGTCCAACACATCTAAATTTTGGCTGAAATAACCAATTTTCATAGCAGGGGAGATGGTAATACCTTTGTCTTCATTCACTAACTTTTTCAATAAAGTTGTTTTACCACTACCATTTTTTCCGATGATAGCTATTTTGTCACCGCCTTTAATGTGAAAGTGCGTTTCTTGCCAAAGCGTTCGATCCGCTATCAATCCTGTGACATCGTTCCATCGTAGAACAATTCGGCCTGTGAATGTTTCGTCGTTAGGCAGATCCATCTTAATAGGCGAAGATTCCTTTATTTTCTCTACTGTTTGTAATTTCTCCAATCGAGTTTCAATGGCTTTTGCCGATTTTCGGAGCTTCTTCTGTTTATTTGCAAAATAAGGCTTTGCACCTATGGCATTTGCTTCTGAAGAGCTGACATTTTTTGGGGCCTTCGTTGCTCTATTTGCTTTTTTCTCTTTTAGCTCCAATGCATTTTCAAGTTGCTGTTTCTTTTTCACATAGTTTTCGTAGGCATTTTCCTGTTGTCTACGCTCTAATTCTTTTTGTGCGTCGTAATCCGTGTAATTACCTTTGTATTCCCTGAGTATTCCATCATCTATTTCCCATATTGTTGTACATAGGGAATCCAAAAAAGCGCGGTCATGGGAAACAATAACGAGAGCTGCTTGTCGGCGCAATAACTGATTTTCAAGCTTTTCAATATGTTCGGTGTCAAGATTCGTTGTCGGTTCGTCTGCCAGTAAGATGTCTGTTTTTTTGGCTAATGCTTGATTGATATATTCTTGAGTTACTTCACCGCCACTTTTTGTTGTATTTGTGTTTTTTAGCTGTGGAAGCAGCTCGCGTGTTGCGTTCGAAATGACTGCGCCTTCACTAGATTGTTTCTGCCCAGCGAGGACTTCTAATAAAGTAGTTTTGCCACTGCCGTTGGTTCCAACTAGACCAATACGGTCATGCTGTTGAATGGTTAAGTGTTCTGCATCCACTAATAATTGGTCTTTTACATAGATTTTTAATTCCCTAGATTCTAATAAAATCATCTATTCATCTCCATTTCATACGATACTTGGAGACAAAAAAGTGCCTCCTATCCATTTTCAGAATAGGAGGTACGAGTGTACTTATGTAGTTAAGAAAGTTTTCTTAACTGCCAAAAAGAGTTTTCTCCCTTTTGATAACCACACAAACCAATCCTATTCTGAAAAATCAAGTTGACGGCATACGAAATAAGCAGAAAAATCTGCT
Proteins encoded:
- a CDS encoding Vga family ABC-F type ribosomal protection protein, producing MILLESRELKIYVKDQLLVDAEHLTIQQHDRIGLVGTNGSGKTTLLEVLAGQKQSSEGAVISNATRELLPQLKNTNTTKSGGEVTQEYINQALAKKTDILLADEPTTNLDTEHIEKLENQLLRRQAALVIVSHDRAFLDSLCTTIWEIDDGILREYKGNYTDYDAQKELERRQQENAYENYVKKKQQLENALELKEKKANRATKAPKNVSSSEANAIGAKPYFANKQKKLRKSAKAIETRLEKLQTVEKIKESSPIKMDLPNDETFTGRIVLRWNDVTGLIADRTLWQETHFHIKGGDKIAIIGKNGSGKTTLLKKLVNEDKGITISPAMKIGYFSQNLDVLDLNASILENVRSTSNQDETLIRTVLARLHFFRDDVYKSVGILSGGERVKVAFAKLFVSDINTLLLDEPTNFLDIEAVEALEELLLDYVGTILLVTHDRRFIQHIATRVLTIENQEIHLFEGTYDAYKNHVSQVEADPVEDELLLLDTKISETLSRLSIDPSEELDQEFQELLAKKKELENGSD